A stretch of the Alnus glutinosa chromosome 6, dhAlnGlut1.1, whole genome shotgun sequence genome encodes the following:
- the LOC133870919 gene encoding transcription factor bHLH80-like isoform X2, with product MQPTPAGTSGSGSGGELSRGGLARFRSAPATWLEALLEGEEEEEDPLKANQSLTQLLAGSNSSTPTSRGDSVSFASSADPGLFESGSSAGFFRQNSSPAEFLGNSGVGSDGYFSNFGIPPNYNYASQSIDTPPGSKRAREVEAQHLTAAKFPSQLKEEQGGLIDMEMEKLLEDSVPCRVRAKRGCATHPRSIAERVRRTRISDRIRKLQELVPNMDKQTNTADMLEEAVEYVKFLQKQIQAND from the exons ATGCAACCGACACCTGCCGGTACTAGTGGCAGTGGCAGTGGTGGTGAACTGAGTCGAGGTGGACTCGCCCGGTTCCGCTCAGCTCCGGCCACGTGGTTAGAAGCACTTCtcgagggagaagaagaagaagaggacccATTAAAGGCCAACCAGAGCTTAACTCAGTTACTTGCAGGCTCCAACTCTTCCACACCCACTTCCAGAGGAGACTCTGTCAGCTTTGCTTCGTCGGCCGATCCGGGGCTGTTTGAGTCGGGCTCCTCGGCCGGGTTCTTCAGGCAGAACAGCTCTCCGGCTGAGTTTCTTGGGAATTCGGGTGTTGGGTCTGATGGGTACTTCTCCAACTTTGGTATTCCACCAAATTACAACTATGCGTCGCAGAGTATTGACACTCCTCCGGGGAGTAAGCGGGCGAGGGAGGTGGAAGCACAGCACTTGACAGCAGCAAAGTTTCCTTCTCAGCTG AAAGAGGAGCAAGGTGGTTTGATAGATATGGAGATGGAAAAGCTTTTGGAGGATTCAGTTCCTTGCCGGGTTCGTGCAAAACGTGGTTGTGCTACGCATCCTCGGAGCATTGCTGAGAGG GTTCGAAGGACTAGAATAAGTGATCGCATAAGGAAACTTCAAGAGCTAGTGCCCAATATGGATAAG CAAACAAACACCGCAGATATGTTAGAAGAGGCAGTAGAGTATGTTAAATTTCTTCAAAAGCAGATTCAG GCAAATGACTAG
- the LOC133870919 gene encoding transcription factor bHLH80-like isoform X1: protein MQPTPAGTSGSGSGGELSRGGLARFRSAPATWLEALLEGEEEEEDPLKANQSLTQLLAGSNSSTPTSRGDSVSFASSADPGLFESGSSAGFFRQNSSPAEFLGNSGVGSDGYFSNFGIPPNYNYASQSIDTPPGSKRAREVEAQHLTAAKFPSQLKEEQGGLIDMEMEKLLEDSVPCRVRAKRGCATHPRSIAERVRRTRISDRIRKLQELVPNMDKQTNTADMLEEAVEYVKFLQKQIQELSEHQQNCKCVVKD, encoded by the exons ATGCAACCGACACCTGCCGGTACTAGTGGCAGTGGCAGTGGTGGTGAACTGAGTCGAGGTGGACTCGCCCGGTTCCGCTCAGCTCCGGCCACGTGGTTAGAAGCACTTCtcgagggagaagaagaagaagaggacccATTAAAGGCCAACCAGAGCTTAACTCAGTTACTTGCAGGCTCCAACTCTTCCACACCCACTTCCAGAGGAGACTCTGTCAGCTTTGCTTCGTCGGCCGATCCGGGGCTGTTTGAGTCGGGCTCCTCGGCCGGGTTCTTCAGGCAGAACAGCTCTCCGGCTGAGTTTCTTGGGAATTCGGGTGTTGGGTCTGATGGGTACTTCTCCAACTTTGGTATTCCACCAAATTACAACTATGCGTCGCAGAGTATTGACACTCCTCCGGGGAGTAAGCGGGCGAGGGAGGTGGAAGCACAGCACTTGACAGCAGCAAAGTTTCCTTCTCAGCTG AAAGAGGAGCAAGGTGGTTTGATAGATATGGAGATGGAAAAGCTTTTGGAGGATTCAGTTCCTTGCCGGGTTCGTGCAAAACGTGGTTGTGCTACGCATCCTCGGAGCATTGCTGAGAGG GTTCGAAGGACTAGAATAAGTGATCGCATAAGGAAACTTCAAGAGCTAGTGCCCAATATGGATAAG CAAACAAACACCGCAGATATGTTAGAAGAGGCAGTAGAGTATGTTAAATTTCTTCAAAAGCAGATTCAG GAACTCTCTGAGCATCAACAGAACTGCAAATGCGTTGTCAAAGATTAA